In the Theobroma cacao cultivar B97-61/B2 chromosome 1, Criollo_cocoa_genome_V2, whole genome shotgun sequence genome, one interval contains:
- the LOC108660576 gene encoding anthocyanidin 3-O-glucosyltransferase 2-like: MKKAELVFVPTLGMGHLVSIVELAKLLVDLNSNLSITVLIIKLPYDPNLTAYIDSFIADNDTIYTRIKFINLPQDETQKGVPPYKFMTTIIQSQRPHIKEAVAKIVQYSSSVPHSPRLAGFVIDMFFTTLVDLANEFGVASYVFYTSSAAFLGIQFYMQAPYDEQNVDITKLKGSDAEFTVPSYVNPVSAKFFPTVVFRLETSTMVHDMSKELRKVKGIMANTFSELESHAVEFLSDGKYPVVYPVGPILNLKTASGLHQNSDVMKWLDEQPLSSVVFLCFGSRGSFGGDQVKEIARALEQSGHQFLWSLRQPPIEEMMLSPTDYENVAEVLPEGFLERTATIGKIIGWAPQVAILGHPAIGGFMSHCGWNSTLENIWFGVPMATWPLYAEQQLNAFQMVKELGLGVEIKMDYRKDVLFLDEVVEIVSAENIERGIRCLMDQDSDVRKIAKEMSEQSRKSLMDGGSSHSMLCRFTNDVIDNMP, from the coding sequence ATGAAGAAGGCAGAGCTAGTATTCGTCCCAACGCTTGGAATGGGCCATTTGGTATCTATTGTGGAATTGGCTAAGCTTTTGGTGGATCTCAATTCCAATCTCTCCATCACCGTCCTCATCATCAAGCTGCCTTACGACCCAAATTTAACAGCTTACATTGACTCTTTCATTGCTGATAATGATACCATCTATACTCGCATCAAATTTATCAACCTCCCTCAAGATGAAACCCAAAAAGGTGTTCCTCCTTACAAGTTCATGACCACTATAATACAAAGCCAGAGGCCCCACATAAAAGAGGCCGTCGCCAAAATAGTTCAGTACTCCAGCTCAGTGCCCCACTCACCTCGACTCGCCGGGTTCGTTATCGACATGttttttactactttggtagATTTGGCTAATGAATTTGGTGTTGCTAGTTATGTTTTTTACACCTCGAGTGCAGCTTTTCTTGGCATCCAATTTTATATGCAAGCTCCTTATGATGAGCAAAACGTTGACATCACCAAGTTAAAAGGCTCGGACGCTGAGTTCACCGTACCCTCTTATGTCAACCCAGTTTCTGCTAAATTCTTTCCCACTGTAGTGTTTAGGCTCGAAACTTCAACTATGGTCCACGATATGTCCAAGGAGCTTAGAAAAGTCAAGGGTATCATGGCAAATACATTTTCAGAGCTTGAATCCCATGCAGTCGAGTTCCTTTCTGATGGTAAATACCCGGTTGTTTACCCTGTGGGACCAATATTGAATCTCAAGACTGCAAGTGGGCTCCATCAGAATTCTGATGTCATGAAATGGCTTGATGAACAACCCCTTTCATCTGTCGTGTTTCTCTGCTTTGGGAGCAGGGGGAGCTTTGGTGGGGATCAGGTGAAAGAGATTGCCCGTGCACTGGAGCAGAGTGGACACCAATTTTTGTGGTCCCTACGCCAACCCCCAATCGAAGAAATGATGTTAAGCCCAACTGATTACGAGAACGTGGCAGAGGTATTACCCGAAGGGTTCTTAGAACGGACGGCCACGATTGGTAAGATCATTGGATGGGCCCCGCAAGTGGCCATCTTAGGCCACCCAGCAATTGGAGGGTTCATGTCTCACTGCGGATGGAATTCCACGTTGGAGAATATATGGTTCGGAGTACCAATGGCCACGTGGCCTCTTTACGCAGAGCAACAATTGAATGCGTTTCAAATGGTGAAGGAGCTGGGATTAGGGGTGGAGATTAAAATGGATTACAGGAAAGATGTTTTGTTCCTCGATGAGGTAGTGGAAATTGTGAGTGCTGAGAATATAGAGAGAGGAATCAGGTGTCTGATGGATCAGGATAGCGATGTTAGGAAGATAGCAAAGGAAATGAGTGAACAGAGTAGGAAGTCTTTGATGGATGGTGGATCTTCACACTCCATGTTATGTCGTTTCACCAACGATGTAATTGACAATATGCCATAA